The DNA sequence CGGTATCAAGGCTGACGTTTCTTACATCTCTACTGGCGGTGGTGCATTCCTTGAGTTCGTTGAAGGTAAAGTACTTCCAGCAGTGGCAATGTTAGAAGAACGCGCAAAAGCATAAGTTTTCTTTAGCGGGATTATTTCATTCCGCTTTTTCGTTTGCTGCATGCCGAGAATATCTTTGTTAGAATATGCGGCCTGTGAGCAAACGTAAGTAAGAATTTAAACTTAATAAGTTTTATTTTTAAAAATAGGATTATATCCATGTCTAAGATCTTCGATGCAGTAAAACCTGGTGTTATCTCTGGCGACGATTTGCAAAAAGTTTTTGCTATCGCTAAAGAAAACAAGTTCGCACTTCCAGCGGTTAACGTAGTTAACACTGACACCATCAACGGTGTTTTAGAAGCAGCAGCAAAAGCTAAAGCGCCTGTTGTTGTTCAATTCTCAAACGGCGGTGCTGGTTTCTTCACTGGTAAAGGCGTTAAATTAGAAGGCCAAGGCGCTGCGATTCAAGGTGCTGTAGCTGGTGCTAAGTACGTTCACGCTGTTGCTGAATCTTACGGTGTTCCTGTGATTCTTCACACTGACCACGCCGCTAAGAAATTGCTTCCTTGGATTGACGGTCTACTAGACGCGGGTGAAGAGTTCTTCGCTCAAACTGGTAAGCCTTTGTTCTCTTCTCACATGATTGACCTTTCTGAAGAGTCTTTAGAAGAAAACATCCAAATTTGTGGTGAGTACCTTGCTCGCATGGCTAAAATGAACATGACCCTTGAAATTGAATTGGGTTGTACTGGTGGTGAAGAAGACGGCGTAGACAACTCTGATATGGACGCGTCTGAGCTTTACACTTCTCCAGAAGACGTAGCTTACGCATACGAGAAACTAACGGCTATTAGCCCTCGTTTCACTATTGCTGCTTCGTTCGGTAACGTACACGGTGTTTACCAAGCGGGTAACGTAGTACTTACTCCTACTATTCTTCGTGATTCACAAGCTTACTGTGCAGAGAAATTTGGTATCGCTCCAAATGCACTTAACTTTGTATTCCACGGTGGTTCTGGTTCTTCTCAAGCTGAAATTCAAGAGTCTATCGGCTACGGTGTTATCAAAATGAACATCGATACTGATACTCAATGGGCTAGCTGGGACGGCGTACGTGCATACTACGTTGAAAACGAAGCTTACCTACAAGGCCAAATCGGCAACCCTAAAGGTGATGATCAGCCTAACAAAAAATTCTACGACCCACGCGTTTGGTTACGTAAAGGTCAAGAAAGCATGGTTGCTCGCTTAGAGCAGGCATTTGCTGACCTAAATGCAGTAGACGTACTGTAATTTAGTCGCAATACTGTGCTAAATAAGGCTCGCTTCGGCGAGCCTTATTTGTTTTTATAAGCTGTGTAAATACCTACCTGACATTTTTTATCTCTATTTTTCTGCTTTTTGTAAATTAATATTTACGGTTTGGCCTTGATTTTATTAGTGATTTTGTCGTTACATCGATTGTTACCGCTTTACTTCTTTTAGTTCATGATTGTTTTAGTTATCCTTTATAAGTTCATGAATTAATTCTATTTATTTGCTTGGTGTTTAACATTTATCTATGGAACTCAAAGCCTTAAATGTGTTTCAAAGCATAGTTTAGAAAAATTCATTCGTTTAATGGATATAAATTGGCTAAAATTTATACTTTAGCCATGTTGACGGTTTAATTCACTGGTTATTAGCAATTAGTGTATTGATTTAATAGCGGTAAAGGGATAATCAAATGGAACAAAGTATAGCGACCTCAAGTGCGACTATTGTATCTATTCAAGGGCAAGCGTTTGCTGTGGATGAACAAGGCAATATGAGGACCTTACAGCCAGGTGACGTTGTTGTCCCTGGAGAATTGATTATTACTTCTCAAGGCGCTCAGCTGGGTTTTTATTACGGAGATGACCAGTATTTACTGGGTGATAATAGTGCGACTCAATTACCCAATGTCCCACAAACCGCAGAGCAAGCTCCCCCTCAACTAACCGCAGTGAATGATTTTGATGTAGAGGCTTTACAACAAGCCATCCTAGAGGGCGTTGATCCCACAGAGCTATTTGAAGCGACTGCTGCTGGTGGTGCCGCACCTGCTGATGGCGGTGCGGAAGCAGGTAATGGCGGGTTTGTCAGTATTGATCGTATTGGCAGTGAAACTATTGCGCAAGCTGGCTTTGATACTCAGAGCCCACTAAGTCCAGTAGAGCAAGTAGAAGAAGACACTAATGCAGTAGAGCCCACCGCTGTAGCTAGTGTTTCTCAGCCAAGCCCTGATCAAGCACCTACCATTGAGGTAACAGCTCAAAGCATTACTGAAGGCTCGGTAGATGCAAACACCGTTATAGCCAATTTCATCTCAAATGATCCCGATGGTGATACGCTCACCCACAGTTTACTCAACGATACTCAAGGCTTCTTTGTTATCGATGGGAATCAAGTCAAATTGACTGCCGCCGGTATCGATGCTGTCAATAACGATGAATTAAATTTAACTGAGCTGACGATTACAGTGCAGGTTGAAGCAAATGGAATTGCTGTTAGTGATTCTACCACTGTTGGCATAGCACGAATTGATGAAGAGTCCTCCAATACAGTGGCTGATTCAGCCGCTACCGATGAAGAACAAAGCGTCACCATCGATGTATTAAGCAACGATGATTTGACCGATGGCGCCACATTAACCAGCGCTACCGATGGCGCCAACGGCAGCACCGAGATCGTTAACGGCCAAGTGGTATATACGCCCAATGCCGATTTTGAGGGTGAAGACAGCTTTAGCTACACCATCACCGATGAAGATGGCAGCACCTCAACCGCGACCGTGACAGTGACCGTCAATGATGAAGGTGTGCCTGTGGCTGCCGCCGATACCGCCACTACCACAGAAGAACAAAGCGTCACCATCGATGTATTAAGCAACGATGATTTGACCGATGGCGCGACTTTAACCAGCGCTACCGATGGCGCCAATGGCAGCATCGAGATCGTTAACGGCCAAGTGGTATATACGCCCAATGCCGATTTTGAGGGTGAAGACAGCTTTAGCTACATCATCACCGATGAAGACGGCAGCACCTCAACCGCGACCGTGACAGTGACGGTCAATGATGAAGGTGTGCCCGTGGCTGCCGCCGATACCGCCAGCACCACAGAAGAACAATCAGTGACCATCGATGTTACCGATAATGATGCGATGACCGATGGGGCGACCTTAACCAGCGCTACCGATGGAGCCAACGGCAGCACCGAGATCGTTAACGGCCAAGTGGTATATACGCCCAATGCCGATTTTGAGGGTGAAGACAGCTTTAGCTACACCATCACCGATGAAGATGGCAGTACTTCAACCGCGACCGTCACGGTGACCGTCAATGATGAAGGTGTGCCTGTGGCTGCCGCGGATACGGCGACAACCACAGAAGAACAAAGCGTCACCATCGATGTTACCGACAACGATGCGATGACCGATGGGGCCACCTTAACCAGCGCCACCAATGGCGCCAACGGCAGCACCGAGATCGTTAACGGCCAAGTGGTATATACGCCCAATGCCGATTTTGAGGGTGAAGACAGCTTTAGCTACATCATCACCGATGAAGATGGCAGTACTTCAACCGCGACGGTCACGGTGACCGTCAATGATGAAGGTGTGCCGAGCGCAGTGGCGGATACCGCCAGCACCACAGAAGAACAATCAGTGACCATCGATGTATTAAGTAACGATGATTTGACCGATGGCGCGACCTTAACCAGCGCCACCAATGGCGCCAACGGCAGCACCGAGATCGTCAACGGCCAAGTGGTGTATACGCCCAATGCCGATTTTGAGGGTGAAGACAGCTTTAGCTACATCATCACCGATGAAGACGGCAGCACCTCAACGGCGACGGTCACGGTAACGGTCAATGATGAAGGTGTGCCTGTGGCTGCCGCCGATACAGCCACAACCACAGAAGAACAAAGCGTCACCATCGATGTTACCGATAACGATGCGATGACCGATGGGGCCACCTTAACCAGCGCCACCAATGGCGCCAACGGCAGCACCGAGATCGTCAACGGCCAAGTGGTGTATACGCCCAATGCCGATTTTGAGGGTGAAGACAGCTTTAGCTACATCATCACCGATGAAGATGGCAGCACTTCAACAGCGACCGTCACGGTGACCGTCAATGATGAAGGTGTGCCTGTGGCTGCCGCCGATACCGCCAGCACCACAGAAGAACAATCAGTGACCATCGATGTTACCGATAATGATGCGATGACCGATGGGGCGACCTTAACTAGCGCTACCGATGGCGCCAATGGCAGCACCGAGATCGTTAACGGCCAAGTGGTATATACGCCCAATGCCGATTTTGAGGGTGAAGACAGCTTTAGCTACATCATCACCGATGAAGATGGCAGTACTTCAACCGCGACGGTGACGGTAACGGTGAATGATGAAGGTGTGCCTGTGGCTGCCGCCGATACGGCGATAACCACTGAAGAACAATCAGTGACCATCGATGTATTAAGCAACGATGATTTGACCGATGGCGCCACATTAACCAGCGCCACCAATGGCGCCAACGGCAGCACCGAGATCGTCAACGGCCAAGTGGTGTATACGCCCAATGCCGATTTTGAGGGTGAAGACAGCTTTAGCTACATCATCACCGATGAAGATGGCAGTACTTCAACCGCGACGGTGACGGTAACGGTGAATGATGAAGGTGTGCCTGTGGCTGCCGCCGATACGGCGATAACCACTGAAGAACAATCAGTGACCATCGATGTATTAAGCAACGATGATTTGACCGATGGCGCGACCTTAACCAGCGCCACCAATGGCGCCAACGGCAGCACCGAGATCGTCAACGGCCAAGTGGTGTATACGCCCAATGCCGATTTTGAGGGTGAAGACAGCTTTAGCTACATCATCACCGATGAAGACGGCAGCACCTCAACGGCGACGGTCACGGTAACGGTCAATGATGAAGGTGTGCCTGTGGCTGCCGCCGATACAGCCACAACCACAGAAGAACAAAGCGTCACCATCGATGTTACCGATAACGATGCGATGACCGATGGGGCCACCTTAACCAGCGCTACCGATGGAGCCAACGGCAGCACCGAGATCGTTAACGGCCAAGTGGTATATACGCCCAATGCCGATTTTGAGGGTGAAGACAGCTTTAGCTACACCATCACCGATGAAGATGGCAGCACCTCAACCGCGACCGTGACAGTGACCGTCAATGATGAAGGTGTGCCGAGCGCAGTGGCGGATACCGCCAGCACCACAGAAGAACAATCAGTGACCATCGATGTATTAAGTAACGATGATTTGACCGATGGCGCGACCTTAACCAGCGCCACCAATGGCGCCAACGGCAGCACCGAGATCGTCAACGGCCAAGTGGTGTATACGCCCAATGCCGATTTTGAGGGTGAAGACAGCTTTAGCTACATCATCACCGATGAAGACGGCAGCACCTCAACGGCGACGGTCACGGTAACGGTCAATGATGAAGGTGTGCCTGTGGCTGCCGCCGATACAGCCACAACCACAGAAGAACAAAGCGTCACCATCGATGTTACCGATAACGATGCGATGACCGATG is a window from the Agarivorans sp. TSD2052 genome containing:
- the fbaA gene encoding class II fructose-bisphosphate aldolase, with translation MSKIFDAVKPGVISGDDLQKVFAIAKENKFALPAVNVVNTDTINGVLEAAAKAKAPVVVQFSNGGAGFFTGKGVKLEGQGAAIQGAVAGAKYVHAVAESYGVPVILHTDHAAKKLLPWIDGLLDAGEEFFAQTGKPLFSSHMIDLSEESLEENIQICGEYLARMAKMNMTLEIELGCTGGEEDGVDNSDMDASELYTSPEDVAYAYEKLTAISPRFTIAASFGNVHGVYQAGNVVLTPTILRDSQAYCAEKFGIAPNALNFVFHGGSGSSQAEIQESIGYGVIKMNIDTDTQWASWDGVRAYYVENEAYLQGQIGNPKGDDQPNKKFYDPRVWLRKGQESMVARLEQAFADLNAVDVL